GTCTGTCCTCACCTTGGCGCTGGCCCTCGTGGCATGCGGTCAACAAGACCGTGCTCAGACACCCACCGCCTCTTCCCCTGAGTCCGCTGTCGCTCGCCTGGATGTTTTGCAGGGCTCGCCGGTTGTCGGCCAGGCACATAACGTGGAGGTCAAGGCCTACGACGCCAACAACCGTGAAGTGGCGCTGGCCTCCACTGATCTGGTGTGGGAAGTGAAGAACCCAGAAGTGCTCCGGATGGATGCTCCCGGAAAGTTCACCCCTCTCAAGGCGGGTGAAACTGTCCTTACGGTACGCACCCGGGATGGGCGAACCTACACAGAGTACCCGGAAGTTGTGTGGCAGAAAGGCTCTTTCCAGCCGACTGTGGAAACGCCAGGGAACTTGGTCGCACAGGCGGCCCCTGGGCATAGCTACGCTGAATTGAATACGAACTGGAGCCGGTACGTAAATAATTCCGTGGACCTGTACGGTAATCTTTGTAGCGGTTCTGCCAACGATTGCGGGCAGTGCACGGGGCTGGCCAAGGCGTTCGGGAACCAGACGCCCTACGACAGGACGACGCAATCGTGGTTCAGTGGTGGTCGCGTCCTCACCAGTGGCAACTGGCCCAGCCTGAATGTTGCTCTGGCCGGTGGTGACGCGATAGCCACCATGGAGCCCTACAATGGGGACTTACGGTACAGCCTGGCCGACTATGCTGGGACTGGTCACGTCGCCCTGTTTGCCTCGTACAGCAAGACATCGACGGACGTTTCCATCTTCGTGCGCGATCAGAACTACGTCACGCCCCTAAAAGTGGGCTCACACACCTTCTTCGTTCCTAAAGTGAACGGCATCCCCTATTGCTCCACTAGCACCTCGACGGATACTGCCAACATATGCAATTATCACAAGGTAGCGGTCCGTTGAAATTGTCCCTTCTGGCAGTGCTGGCGCTTGTAAACATCGCCTCTGCGGGCGGGCTTGAGGCTTCCTCCGGGTCCAAAATCTTTCAGGCGAATGCGTTTTGTCAGAAGTACGGTTGCTTGCCCGTCGCCTCTTGGCAACGCTTTGGGCGAAAGTACGAGGTCTACCGTCTAAGCCGTGATAGCAAGGTCGAATTGTCAATCTACCGGGATTCGAGTGGCGGTGTGGTAGGAGCAACTTACTCTACCTGGACAGTTGATGATTGGAGCGCCGACTATGGAAGGGCCGCAGAATTCCTGAGCACTGTTTTTGCTGGCGCAGACATCAACAGAGGACTTTTAAGTCAGGTTGACAAGTCTAGAGTACAAGCGGGAGCCAATGTTGGTTGGCGCGGTCAAACCCTGGTGTTATTCCGCGAGTTGGTGCGAGTTCCATCTTTTAATCAACTTCTGCGGGTAAACGTGAGTGCGGGGCTTTTTAAGTCGGGACAGCCGTAAGATAAACGCTGCCTGCGGCTTATACTGGGTGAGTCAGCGTGTGTGGGCGGCCGGAATACTAATTGAGATTCCGCCGCCCTACTTTTCGCGTGCCAAGAGGAGTATATGTCTCACAATCTACGCTTTTTTAAGTTAGCGGTGGGCTTGGTGTTGCTGGCCGGAGCGTTCGCTACTGGGACTTTGTGGTCTCGGCCACAGGTCCGTCAAGTCTTTCGGCCAATCAACACTCACGGACAGCCAACTCTGGGTCGTGAGAACGCCCCAGTTCAGGTCGTTGTCTTTGCCGACTTCAAGTGTCCCTTCTGTGCACGCTTTGAAAGCGATGTGTTTCCTAGGTTAAAGGATCAGTACATAAATACCGGAAAGGTACAGTACAGCTTCGTTAACCTTGCATTTTTAGGTCCAGATTCTAATATAGCGGCACAGGCAGGAGAGTGTGTTGCCCACCAAGATCAGAATTTGTTTTGGAAGTTCGTCGATAACGTGTACCAACACCAAGGGGATGAAGCTAAAATCTGGGCAACTCCGGAAGAAATGACAAGAATCGCCACAAACTTGAGTGGTATAGGTATAAAGGAGTTCCAAAATTGCTTGGCACAGTCAAGATTTGCGGATGCAGTAGAAAGTGACCGAAAGTTGGCCGAGAGCACTGGGGTACAAGGAACGCCAGACATCTACATCAATGGTATTCGAGCACCGAGGTTTGGATATGATACCGTTTCCCAATTGATTGACGCAGCTCTCCAATTAAGTCGTGGATAACTCTTATTTGTACAATTTTCGCAAATACCGTCGGAAACCTGTGGCCCGGAGAGATAGATGCGCGGAATGATTGGAAAACGAACTGGAAAACAGGTTCTAGATGAACACCTTATTTCAAGGTATACACTCAGCCCAGTCGAAGGCAAGCTGCAACCGGGCAAGACGCACCTCGTTACTGGCGCCGCCGCGTTGAGCTCGCCCCATGCTCGTGGACAGGAGATAAGGCCCGACAGGTCGCACAGGATCAGCGACTCGGCCCTACACCACTGGGCTCGTGAGTTTGAGCGGCAGGGCCGCTGTGCTCGACCTGCACTCCCGACTGGTAGTGGGCTGGTCGATGGGTGAGCAGCTCACCACCAATCTGCCACCGGTCGCATTGAACATGGCCTTTGACCGGTGACGACCGCTTGAATACGCCCAGTACACGAGCCACATCTACTGGACCGCTATGGAGGCCGAAGGAGCCCTGGCCAGCATGGGCAGGAAGGGGGCGCCCATACCCGCCCCGCCCGCCCCCTACCCCTCCGAACCGGCGGGCACCAGGAGGGCCGCCTGGTGCGGCAGCGCGAAGCTGAAGGTGGCGCCGCGGTCCTCATGGCTCTCGGCCCAGACGCGCCCGCCGTGGCGCAGCACGATGCGCTTGACGTTGGCGAGGCCCACGCCCGAGCCCTCGAAGGCCCCCGCGGTGTGCAGACGCTGAAACACCCCGAAGAGCCGGTGGCTGTACTCCATGTTGAAGCCCACCCCGTTGTCCCGCACGTGAATCACCGCCTCGGGGGGGCCGGGCGTGCCCCAGACCTCGATGGTGGGTTCCTCGCGGCCCCGCGAGTATTTCAGGGCGTTGGAGAGCAAGTTCATCATGACCTGGCGCAGCGCCGGGAGGTCGCCGTGGACCACCGGGAGGTCATGGACCTGCCAGCGGACCCGGCGGTGCTCGTCCTCCGCCCCGAGGTGACGGATCACGTCCTGCACGAGGTCCGCCAGCGGCACCGGTCGGAAGTTGAGGTCCTGGCGCCCGGTGCGCGCGAAGTCGAGCAGGTCGTTGATCAGCAGGTCCATCCGCCCCGCCGAGTCCTGGATGATGCCCAGCCGCTTGGCCGCCTTCTCGGGCAGCAGCCCTTCCGTGTCGCGGCGCAGCAGGTCGGCGAAGCTGGCGATGTGGCGCAGCGGCGTTCTCAGGTCGTGCGAGATGGAGTACGCGAAGGCCTCCAGCTCGGCGTTGACCTCCTCGAGCTGGGCGGTGCGCTCCCGCACCCGCGCCTCCAGCGAGGTGTTGAGGGCCAGCAACTCGGCCTCGATGCGCTTGCGCTCGGTCACGTCCTTGCCGGTGGACACGAAGTGGGTGACCACGCCGCGCTCGTCCTTGACCGGGGTGACGGTCTTCTCCTCGTGGTAGAGGGTGCCGTCCCGGCGGCGGTGGACGACCTCGCCGCGGTAGGTCTCGCCGCGCAGCAGGGTCTCCCACATCTCCTGAAACCCGGCGTCCCCGTCCGGGCCGGAGGTCAGCAGGTCCAGGCGCTGGCCCAGGGCCTCCTCCCGGGAGTAACCGGTTACAGCCTCGAACGCCGGGTTGACGTACTCGATGGTGCCGTCGCGGGCGGCGATGAAGACGGGGTCGGCGGTCTGCTCCAGGGCGCTCGACAGCTTGCGCATCTCCTGCTGGGTCTGGCGCCGCTCGTCCTCGCGCTCGCGGCGCAGCCGCTCGTGCGCCTCGCGGGCCTCGCGCGCCTCCAGCTCGCGCAGCCGCCGCTCGTGCGCCTGGACGGTCAGCGTCTTGCGGTGCAGGTCCACGAAGACACCCACCTTGGCCCGCAGCACCTCCGCCCGCACCGGCGAGAAGATGAAGTCCACCGCGCCCAGCGAGTAGCCGCCCAGCATGTCCGCCTCCGCCCGGTCGTGGGCGGTCACGAAGATGATGGGCGTGCTTTCCGTCTGGGGGCGGCTGCGGATCAGCG
Above is a genomic segment from Deinococcus aerius containing:
- a CDS encoding ATP-binding protein; translated protein: MTSPLEPPPPANILIVDDQDAKRLALASALEPLGQNVVLASSGREALRLLLQAEYAVILLDVRMPGMDGFETASLIRSRPQTESTPIIFVTAHDRAEADMLGGYSLGAVDFIFSPVRAEVLRAKVGVFVDLHRKTLTVQAHERRLRELEAREAREAHERLRREREDERRQTQQEMRKLSSALEQTADPVFIAARDGTIEYVNPAFEAVTGYSREEALGQRLDLLTSGPDGDAGFQEMWETLLRGETYRGEVVHRRRDGTLYHEEKTVTPVKDERGVVTHFVSTGKDVTERKRIEAELLALNTSLEARVRERTAQLEEVNAELEAFAYSISHDLRTPLRHIASFADLLRRDTEGLLPEKAAKRLGIIQDSAGRMDLLINDLLDFARTGRQDLNFRPVPLADLVQDVIRHLGAEDEHRRVRWQVHDLPVVHGDLPALRQVMMNLLSNALKYSRGREEPTIEVWGTPGPPEAVIHVRDNGVGFNMEYSHRLFGVFQRLHTAGAFEGSGVGLANVKRIVLRHGGRVWAESHEDRGATFSFALPHQAALLVPAGSEG
- a CDS encoding DsbA family protein, with the translated sequence MSHNLRFFKLAVGLVLLAGAFATGTLWSRPQVRQVFRPINTHGQPTLGRENAPVQVVVFADFKCPFCARFESDVFPRLKDQYINTGKVQYSFVNLAFLGPDSNIAAQAGECVAHQDQNLFWKFVDNVYQHQGDEAKIWATPEEMTRIATNLSGIGIKEFQNCLAQSRFADAVESDRKLAESTGVQGTPDIYINGIRAPRFGYDTVSQLIDAALQLSRG